Below is a window of Christensenella minuta DNA.
CGTCAATATATTAATGTATAATAATATTGTCTTTTTATTTTGCGGAAAGCATTGACAATATTTTTGGAATCAATTATAATGATGATATTAAATTGTCTAAGCGGAGGACCTTATGCAGATTTTGACAGCTATGCTGTTTTCACTGGAATATTCACAGGAAAACGAAAAACGGATTTATCAGTATGTGGAAGATACAAACCCTGAATACAGGGAATTACAGAACGATGTCCGCAAAAGCTTTGAATACGGTAGTATGTTATTGGATTTTGCGGAAACTGATCCGAAACTGTTTGAGCAAATATCCCTGCCTGCCGCTATGTTATTGGGAAAAATGAATCTTTCTCACGTCGAGGAAGCGAAAAACGAACTGAGAACACTGGCAAAGCAAACAAAGAAACGGCTTGCGGAAGTGCCTGAACTTTTCAGTGTATACAAGGCAAAGGGATTAAGGGCGATAGAAGCTGTGCTTGAACAGGAGCAATGGGAGCAACAGGAACGTCAGCAATATATTTTAGAGGGTTTCAAAGGAATATTCCTGAGCGCCCATGTGATTGCCGCATATATTGAACAACTCAATATCCTGCTGAATGCAAATGTATTTGCGGAACAGATATATAACCAAAAAGCAACGGCAGAAATACGGATGGATATGATCTATCATCTGCTTGGCGTGCATGACGAAAGCGTCAATGATTATTTTTATGCACCGCAAGCCGCATCAGGCAGCACAATAGATGGAATATCTGTAAGCCTGCCACCTGACATCATGGCTCCGTCGGATTATTCTTTCCTGCACGATGCGGAAATACGGCAAAAGATGATGATAACAGTGGATAACGACCTGCATCGATTAGAATATTATATCCATGCGGATGATACCATGCAAAGTATGATCATGGGATATATACGGGATATGATCGAAAATGACGCTGTGATCCGAAAATGCAAACATTGCGGAAGGTATTTTGTCGCGCAGGGCAAAACGGTTTATTGTAACCGCACTGTGGACGCGCAAGGTAACACCTGTCGGAAGAAGGGCGCAATGGCGCAATACACACAGAATTTAGACAACGCACCTG
It encodes the following:
- a CDS encoding DUF6076 domain-containing protein gives rise to the protein MQILTAMLFSLEYSQENEKRIYQYVEDTNPEYRELQNDVRKSFEYGSMLLDFAETDPKLFEQISLPAAMLLGKMNLSHVEEAKNELRTLAKQTKKRLAEVPELFSVYKAKGLRAIEAVLEQEQWEQQERQQYILEGFKGIFLSAHVIAAYIEQLNILLNANVFAEQIYNQKATAEIRMDMIYHLLGVHDESVNDYFYAPQAASGSTIDGISVSLPPDIMAPSDYSFLHDAEIRQKMMITVDNDLHRLEYYIHADDTMQSMIMGYIRDMIENDAVIRKCKHCGRYFVAQGKTVYCNRTVDAQGNTCRKKGAMAQYTQNLDNAPEKKAYRLTYKNNFAKMKKGALSEAEFERWKKEAKKLKKDVESGVMPVEAFLDWLKYGE